One genomic segment of Impatiens glandulifera chromosome 6, dImpGla2.1, whole genome shotgun sequence includes these proteins:
- the LOC124942932 gene encoding uncharacterized protein LOC124942932 gives MKLSLKLQDQNNPKLQNPTPVFLRAKVPISIFGLPFLSSIAATDNSDVSLSLSTNFSSGPSLKLSYTPTTPSGIAAATTTSSPPPLNVTLKSGVGIFGSPRDSPLILSAQFSVNPSNPNPNPTFFLQIKPQFGNFSLRKTSHSTSDPPKKKVDNSFGFVPLERPSPWNELAMEYPYKECLLSGIAVTARTELPVTKRLSMSFRWGVNFPDDVKKQLPFLTVKKVCLQRIDIDQTKEIKMKPNEEKTSDDIPLLKELFLSTKRELEILQSYNREMMWVLEEMKTGSSQNQTVAAAMKGNHRIKSSIPLREKGGCVDLNSGKKEDIKKKNIDRQSDVESELQKAIKASSS, from the coding sequence ATGAAGCTTTCCCTAAAACTTCAAgatcaaaataacccaaaactCCAAAACCCAACCCCTGTTTTCCTCCGAGCAAAAGTACCCATCTCCATCTTCGGTCTCCCTTTCCTTTCTTCAATCGCCGCCACAGACAACTCCGATGTCTCCCTTTCCCTTTCAACAAACTTCTCATCCGGCCCATCTCTCAAATTATCCTATACCCCCACTACCCCATCAGGAATCGCCGCCGCAACAACCACCTCATCTCCACCCCCGTTGAACGTCACGCTCAAATCCGGCGTCGGTATCTTTGGATCACCTCGCGATTCCCCTCTCATCCTCTCCGCTCAATTCAGTGTCAACCCATCAAACCCAAACCCTAACCCTACTTTCTTCCTCCAAATCAAACCTCAATTTGGTAACTTCTCCCTTCGCAAGACATCTCATTCAACTTCAGACCCACCAAAAAAGAAAGTAGACAATTCGTTTGGATTTGTTCCGTTGGAGAGACCATCTCCTTGGAATGAATTGGCTATGGAATATCCTTACAAGGAGTGTCTTTTATCAGGTATAGCCGTTACAGCCAGGACAGAACTTCCTGTAACGAAGCGGCTATCCATGTCATTCAGATGGGGTGTCAATTTTCCAGATGATGTTAAGAAACAATTGCCTTTCTTGACTGTGAAGAAGGTCTGTTTACAGAGGATTGATATAGATCAGACTAAGGAAATCAAGATGAAACCTAATGAAGAGAAAACTAGTGATGATATTCCATTGTTGAAAGAGTTGTTTCTGTCAACGAAAAGGGAATTGGAAATCCTGCAGAGTTATAACAGAGAGATGATGTGGGTTTTGGAGGAAATGAAAACAGGATCATCACAAAATCAAACTGTGGCGGCAGCAATGAAGGGGAATCATCGGATAAAAAGTTCAATTCCGTTGAGAGAAAAGGGTGGTTGTGTGGATTTGAACTCAGGGAAGAAGGAGGATATCAAGAAGAAGAACATAGACAGACAGAGTGATGTAGAAAGTGAGTTGCAGAAAGCTATAAAGGCTTCTTCCTCTTAA